The Rubritalea squalenifaciens DSM 18772 DNA segment ACGCGAGCATAACCGTGAGGAAGCTGCCGCTTCTGTTCCCATTCTCAGGGAAGCTGGCATTCCCGAGATAAATATCGATCTGATGTTCTCCATCCCCGGCCAAAGCCTGGAATCCTGGAGAGATACTCTGGCCACGGCTATCTCGCTGAAGCCAGATCACATTTCGGCTTACAACCTGACCTATGAAGAGGACACCGCGTTCATCGACAAACTAACTGCCGGGGAATACCACGATGATCCAGACATCAATGCCCAGTACTTTACCTTGGCGCACGAGCTGCTGACTGAGGCTGGTTTCGAGCATTACGAAACCTCAAACTATGCCCAGCTAGGAAAACGCTCCACCCACAACCATTCCTACTGGACAGGAGCAGATTATCTCGGACTCGGACCCTCTGCTGTATCTACCATTGGTGGACTGCGCTGGAAAAACACCCCGGACACGGACAAATACATTTCTCAAATCGAGCACGTAGGTCACGCCAAGACAGAGATCGAGCACCTCAGTGAAGAAGATCTGCGTATCGAGCGCGTGGCCATGCTCTTACGCACCTCAGATGGGCTCCCTCTCGACCTCCTCAAACCTGATGAACTGCAGCGAGCTAACATTTTAGCCGAGGAGCAACTTGCAGAAATCACAAGTGAGCGTACGCTCAGGCTCTCAGGACGCGGCCCTCTACTCGTGGACTCCGTGACCGAACATCTACTCTAAAGACGATTACAAACCCTTTTTTGTATTCAAAAGGACGCAAATTTAGCATTCACGGCTCCGCCAAAACATGCTTATCTCCCCACTTTCCCGCACAAAGAGGAACTCAAATAGCAAGAATCCCATGCAACATCTACTATCCATCGAAGAACTCAATGCCGAGAAGCTCAATGCACTCATCGACCTGGCTGTCGATCTCAAGGCGACTCGAGGCAACCATCCTGAGCTTCCACTTTCTGGCCAGACATGGGCGATGATCTTCACCAAGTCCTCCACCCGTACCCGAGTCTCTTTCGAGGTTGGCGTCCGTGAACTCGGTGGCTCCATCATGTTCCTTTCCTCCAATGACATTCAGCTTGGTCGCGGCGAACCGATCAAAGACACAGCCCGCGTACTGGGGCGCATGGTTCACGGCTGCATCATCCGCACCTTTGACCAGCAGGACGTCATCGATTTCTCAAACTACGGAAACATTCCTACCATCAATGCTCTTACCGACGCCGAGCACCCATGCCAGATCCTGGCTGACCTCCTAACCGTGAAGGAAAAACTCGGCACCTGGGAAGGCAAGAAGTGCGTGTTCATTGGTGACGGCGATAACAACATGTCTCGTTCTTGGATCTGGGCAGCCAAGTATCTCGGCTTCGAGTTGGTGATCGCCTCTCCTGAGACATGCCTTCCTCCAAGTGATTTCATGGAGAAAGTAAATGCTCCTAACGTCTCGCTGACAACCGATCCTGTAGAAGCCATCAAGGGCGCTGACGTCATCAACACGGACGTCTGGCTCTCCATGGGCCAAGAAGGCCAGAAGGAAAAGGAAGCTCTCTTCGGCCCCTATCAGGTGAATGAAGAGATCCTCAAGAATGCTGCTGAAGGCCACATCGTTCTCCACTGCCTCCCAGCTTACCGTGAAAAAGAAATCACTGAGCAAATTCTTGAACTCCACGCGGACACGATCTTCCAGCAGGCGGAGAACAGGCTGCATGCCCAGAAGGCTGTCTTGGCAACGATTGCTAGATAAGACCAAAAAGTCATTCTCACAGCGTGGCACTCTCTCAAGAGGCCACGCTTTTTTATTGCCCGATTCACCGTGCGTTATCCTCTATTTGTGCTAAGAAGAGGACATGTTACGTATCCTCAAGAAGCTACTTTCCAAGCTCTCTCATCATCACGACCACGAGGATGGACTCCCCCTCCCAGTTCCAGAAACCTTGAATCTGGATACCTTTTCACTAGGACACAGCAAGATAGGCCAATCTCCAAACCCAGCCGATTCCTTCTACACCAACGAGCCCATATTTTGGATCAAGAATCCTGACGAAGGGATCGAGCTAGGTATCCAAGACAACACTCTGGAGTTTGTTTTTCTAACTATCGAGAAATACTCTCAGCCAATCATCTATCAGGGTGCACAACACACCTTGAGCACGGAGATTACGCTGGAGGAATTTCTGGTAGATTTCGGAGAGCCCTATTTCAATAGCTCGGAAGATGAGAATACGATTCTCTTCTATGAGCCCCTGCCCGGTATGATCGAGATCCAGGCAGAGTTTTATGAAGGCAAACTGAGCCACCTGCTCGTGACCAGTGAATCGGTCATGGCCGACGAAGAGCGTCGCCTCGCCTTCAATGTTGAGAAACCGTGGCCACCGCAACCCAGCCAAGCGGGCTAACTAACTCTCCAGAGTGCTAAAAACTCCTCTGCTTGCGAGGAATCATTGATGATGTAATCACCGGCACCAAAGCCTTTCTTTGGTTCGCCTGGATTCAAAGTATCGAGCCATGCGTCAAAGTCTTCAATCTGAGACTTCCTGAGAATCTCATATCTTCCACCTAGCCCTGATGCCGTCTTGCGAAGTAGCTCCAAAGCTACTCTGCCCATCGTAATCCGGGAGTTCACCTCCACCACTGGACGTAGAACATAATTACCCGACTTGTCACAATAGACCATGGCATCGATTCCAATGGGCCCCACAAAACCTGATCCGTCTAACAACTTAGCCAAAGCTTCAGGAATTTTCTCTTTATAGAGACTGGTAACGTCAGCATCCCGGAAAAGGAAAGTTTTCAAATCCTCGTCCAAGTGATGTGACCAACGGGGTCTGGCTTCGATACCTCGGAAACGCCCCAGATCATCATTGAGCACCAGAGCCATTCCTATGTGCTTAATCTCACCACTGGGTTTCACTTCATACTGAGAAGAGAAATCCATCACCCTGTCTAACCATGGCTCAACCACCACGCCTCCTTGCTCGGACAAAACTCTCTTCAACCAACCACGCATGCTATCGGTCCACTCCCCGTCGATAACACGGCAATGCCCTCGACCAGCTGCACTGAAAGGAGCTTTCATAAGAGCATTACCCGCGTAAGCCTGAACTGCTTCAAACACCTCGTTCTCATCCTCCAACCACTGGCCGCAAGCTCCACCCAGTAATTCTTCCATCTTTACCCCAAGTTGCTTGGAGAAAAAGCGGTCCTCGAAGTTCTCTCTCCACTTCCACTGAACCTGAG contains these protein-coding regions:
- the hemW gene encoding radical SAM family heme chaperone HemW — encoded protein: MILYLHIPFCHRICPYCSFYKHTPGDTDMRAFIDAIIHDARYQVAEIGDRKPTTLYLGGGTPSMLSPTHLRLLFDHLNNVFDLTQLKELTFEANPATFDLKKAQLFKSLGITRVSLGIQSFDDVVLKTLGREHNREEAAASVPILREAGIPEINIDLMFSIPGQSLESWRDTLATAISLKPDHISAYNLTYEEDTAFIDKLTAGEYHDDPDINAQYFTLAHELLTEAGFEHYETSNYAQLGKRSTHNHSYWTGADYLGLGPSAVSTIGGLRWKNTPDTDKYISQIEHVGHAKTEIEHLSEEDLRIERVAMLLRTSDGLPLDLLKPDELQRANILAEEQLAEITSERTLRLSGRGPLLVDSVTEHLL
- the argF gene encoding ornithine carbamoyltransferase: MQHLLSIEELNAEKLNALIDLAVDLKATRGNHPELPLSGQTWAMIFTKSSTRTRVSFEVGVRELGGSIMFLSSNDIQLGRGEPIKDTARVLGRMVHGCIIRTFDQQDVIDFSNYGNIPTINALTDAEHPCQILADLLTVKEKLGTWEGKKCVFIGDGDNNMSRSWIWAAKYLGFELVIASPETCLPPSDFMEKVNAPNVSLTTDPVEAIKGADVINTDVWLSMGQEGQKEKEALFGPYQVNEEILKNAAEGHIVLHCLPAYREKEITEQILELHADTIFQQAENRLHAQKAVLATIAR